One Carassius auratus strain Wakin chromosome 16, ASM336829v1, whole genome shotgun sequence genomic window carries:
- the LOC113116346 gene encoding josephin-2-like, which translates to MSEGEVFHEKQRLELCAIHALNNVLQERVFTKETADDICKRLAPQCVMNPHRSVLGTGNYDVNVIMAALQSRGLAAVWWDKRRSIQNLCLDKIQGFILNVPSRVSLGFVSLPLRRRHWLAVRDVNGHFYNLDSKLKGPACIGGETELRSFLTEQLSQDVAEMLLVVQKEVDDEGTWLKADDTRK; encoded by the exons ATGAGCGAGGGCGAGGTGTTTCATGAGAAACAGAGACTGGAGCTGTGCGCCATCCATGCCTTGAACAACGTGCTTCAAGAGAGAGTTTTCACCAAAGAGACGGCGGATGACATCTGCAAGAG ACTGGCCCCACAGTGTGTGATGAATCCACACCGCTCAGTGTTGGGCACGGGGAACTATGATGTCAATGTCATCATGGCAGCGTTGCAGAGTCGGGGGCTCGCTGCAGTTTGGTGGGACAAACGCCG GTCCATACAGAATTTGTGCCTGGACAAAATTCAGGGCTTCATTTTGAATGTCCCATCAAGGGTGTCACTGGGATTTGTGTCTCTCCCGCTGAGACGCAGACACTGGCTGGCGGTACGGGACGTCAACGGACACTTTTATAACCTAGACTCGAAATTAAAAGGGCCTGCCTGTATTGGCGGAGAAACAGAACTCAG GTCATTTCTCACGGAGCAGCTTTCTCAGGATGTTGCAGAAATGCTCCTTGTCGTCCAAAAGGAAGTAGACGACGAAGGGACGTGGCTGAAAGCAGACGACACCAGGAAGTGA
- the ube2s gene encoding ubiquitin-conjugating enzyme E2 S, translating to MNSNVENLPPQVLRLVYKEVSALAADPPEGIKIYPSEEDITELHTAIEGPEGTPYAGGVFRMRLVLGKDFPAAPPRGYFLTKIFHPNVGHKGEICVNVLKRDWKAELGLRHVLLTIKCLLIHPNPESALNEEAGKLLLEDYKEYASRAHLLTEIHAMGGTSGAPQEPADGPQPKKHAGDPNKRVVGAALVTNGVVTNNLSNSSSSGNTNIVAKKKTDKKRALRRL from the exons ATG aattcaaaCGTGGAGAACTTGCCGCCTCAAGTGTTGAGACTTGTGTATAAAGAGGTTTCCGCCTTGGCAGCAGACCCTCCAGAGGGGATCAAGATCTACCCCAGTGAAGAGGACATCACAGAGCTACACACTGCTATTGAGGGCCCAG AAGGAACTCCGTATGCGGGAGGGGTATTCCGGATGCGTTTGGTTCTTGGGAAGGATTTTCCTGCTGCACCTCCCAGAGGCTATTTCCTCACAAAGATTTTCCATCCTAATGTTGGGCACAAGGGTGAGATCTGTGTCAATGTGCTGAAAAGAGACTGGAAGGCAGAGCTGGGCCTGAGACATGTATTGCTA ACTATCAAGTGCCTTCTGATCCATCCTAACCCAGAGTCTGCCTTGAACGAAGAGGCTGGGAAGTTACTTTTGGAGGACTATAAGGAGTATGCATCCCGTGCTCACCTTCTAACAGAGATCCATGCTATGGGAGGCACATCAGGGGCCCCTCAAGAGCCTGCTGATGGACCCCAACCCAAAAAGCATGCAGGAGACCCAAACAAACGTGTAGTCGGTGCTGCTTTGGTAACAAATGGGGTTGTCACCAACAATTTAAGTAACAGCAGCTCCAGTGGCAATACTAATATAGTTGCAAAGAAGAAAACTGATAAAAAACGAGCTCTGAGGCGGCTATAA